From Curtobacterium sp. SGAir0471, the proteins below share one genomic window:
- a CDS encoding FUSC family protein — MARAERITGAGRRLWRWSRDSGTQPRLLLAGKAALAAVIAWTLAKYAPGVAAEYPYYAPLGAIVAMRTTVFAGIRAGVQTLVGITLGILIAGFTMLVGDPGVIAVALVVGLGVLVSGFRILGEGYSWVPMAALFVLLVGGGNAEGYSFAYVVQMGIGIAIGLAVNFAVVPPLHFWDAERRIDQVNGVLAQQLDDLADVLDEGEPDTGAWDRQQERLDKAIADVRDRVATAQEARRMNPRSVLRGSRARLQTDGARFRALERVAWYTTDLTELVARSGPVAENLGRPDPAFAEPFAAALRRVACVVRGDCAEDGADEAIADLERALDASDADPSQVTVTSSAIVALRGVLESEKRATADVDTETGPSGRRG, encoded by the coding sequence ATGGCGAGAGCAGAGCGGATCACCGGCGCCGGGCGCCGTCTGTGGCGGTGGAGTCGGGACTCCGGGACCCAGCCGCGGCTGCTGCTCGCCGGCAAGGCGGCACTCGCCGCCGTGATCGCATGGACGCTGGCGAAGTACGCTCCGGGTGTCGCCGCGGAGTACCCGTACTACGCACCCCTCGGCGCGATCGTCGCGATGCGCACCACGGTCTTCGCGGGGATCCGCGCCGGCGTCCAGACGCTCGTCGGCATCACGCTCGGGATCCTGATCGCCGGCTTCACGATGCTCGTCGGCGATCCCGGCGTCATCGCCGTCGCACTCGTGGTGGGGCTCGGCGTGCTCGTGTCCGGGTTCCGGATCCTCGGCGAGGGCTACTCGTGGGTGCCGATGGCGGCGCTCTTCGTGCTGCTCGTCGGTGGCGGCAACGCCGAGGGCTACTCGTTCGCCTACGTCGTGCAGATGGGCATCGGGATCGCGATCGGGCTCGCGGTGAACTTCGCCGTGGTGCCGCCGCTGCACTTCTGGGACGCCGAGCGGCGCATCGACCAGGTGAACGGCGTGCTCGCGCAGCAGCTCGACGACCTGGCGGACGTGCTCGACGAGGGCGAGCCGGACACCGGGGCCTGGGACCGCCAGCAGGAGCGGCTGGACAAGGCGATCGCCGACGTGCGGGACCGTGTCGCGACGGCGCAGGAGGCCCGGCGGATGAACCCGCGCAGTGTGCTCCGCGGGTCGCGGGCCCGGCTGCAGACGGACGGTGCGCGCTTCCGGGCGCTCGAGCGCGTCGCCTGGTACACGACCGACCTCACGGAGCTCGTCGCACGCTCCGGACCGGTGGCGGAGAACCTCGGCCGCCCGGACCCGGCGTTCGCGGAGCCGTTCGCCGCGGCCCTCCGCCGGGTCGCCTGCGTGGTCCGCGGCGACTGCGCGGAGGACGGCGCGGACGAGGCGATCGCCGATCTCGAGCGGGCGCTCGACGCCAGCGACGCCGATCCGTCGCAGGTCACGGTGACCTCGAGCGCGATCGTGGCGTTGCGCGGTGTGCTCGAGTCCGAGAAGCGGGCGACCGCCGACGTGGACACCGAGACCGGTCCGTCCGGCCGACGCGGCTGA
- the rplQ gene encoding 50S ribosomal protein L17: protein MPKPSKGPRLGGGPAHERLLLSNLANALFTHGRITTTETKAKRLRPVAERLITFAKRGDLHARRRVIAQLRDKSVVHTLFTEIAPQVEDRQGGYTRITKLGFRKGDNAPLASIELVLEPVSSTPAPVKRSAAPAAAAPAEETPAEETPVESTETTEESAPVEAETETPAAAEVEADAEAKSDDAK from the coding sequence ATGCCGAAGCCCAGCAAGGGCCCCCGCCTCGGTGGCGGCCCCGCCCACGAGCGCCTGCTCCTGAGCAACCTCGCCAACGCCCTCTTCACGCACGGTCGCATCACGACCACCGAGACGAAGGCCAAGCGCCTCCGTCCCGTCGCCGAGCGTCTCATCACGTTCGCGAAGCGTGGCGACCTGCACGCTCGTCGTCGGGTCATCGCGCAGCTGCGTGACAAGTCCGTCGTGCACACGCTGTTCACGGAGATCGCCCCGCAGGTCGAGGACCGTCAGGGCGGCTACACCCGCATCACGAAGCTCGGCTTCCGCAAGGGTGACAACGCGCCGCTCGCCTCGATCGAGCTCGTCCTCGAGCCGGTGTCCAGCACGCCGGCCCCGGTGAAGCGCTCCGCGGCCCCGGCCGCTGCCGCTCCGGCCGAGGAGACCCCGGCCGAGGAGACTCCGGTCGAGTCCACGGAGACGACCGAGGAGTCCGCTCCGGTCGAGGCCGAGACCGAGACCCCGGCTGCCGCCGAGGTCGAGGCCGACGCCGAGGCCAAGTCGGACGACGCCAAGTAG